The Atribacter laminatus genome contains the following window.
AAAGAAACCAACCTTTGCAGCGGTCGTCGCATTATTCAACAGGTGAACATATTCAACGACCTGATCCAGATCGAAGAATTCGACCGATTCCAGAGAACGAAATATTTCTTCCCAACTCCCCGTCAAATCCGGTCGATCCAGTACGTCGACAAAGGTTCTTTCAAGATTGGTTACCTTGAGTTCCACACCAGAACGTCTGTGGATTACAACACCGAACATCTCCTTTCCCTTTTCCAGAAGGAGATTCGGTATGGGAACACGGGTAAATACATGAGATTGAAAACTCAATGGAAGCGATTTACGCGCGGATAAGTAATACAACCTCGAGTAGACTGTATACGCTTTTCCATGGAATTCCAACGCCGTGTGATAAGCAATAACCGCATCTTCGCTCATTTTTGCCGCCACGAGATAAGGATCGATTGGGCTCGACACAGGATTGTTGCCCAAAGGAATGGTCGCATAAAGTCCACGGCGTATAGATACTATTCTCCCCTGATTGCGATAGTACGTTAGGAGCGACCTGCGGGTATTCCTTTTAACAGGTCCCTTGACAGACAAAAAGCGGTCTAATTCGTCCACCGTAAATACAGCATGCCGAGACAGGAATTCTCCCAATTTTATTATTGTATCCTTTTGACGTTTGTTCGACATAGTATCAAAAATTTTAGTCTTATCTCGATTGTTTGTCAAATTACATCCCTGGCAAATGTGACGAATTGGCGAGATAGTATTAAATTTTTTGCGACCTTTTCACCTATTTGTCAAATAATCCAACAAACCACTAACTAACAAAACTCAAATGGTCAGGTCTTGATTATTGAATTTTTTTATTGATTGCCTACAATGAAAAACCTTAAAAAAAGGGTGGGTAGAGGGTATGGTTAGGATTTATGAGCAGTTAGTAAATAAAGATGATAGATTTGTTGATTTTCTGGATTAAATTCGAAATCTCATCATTAATTTAATCAAATTTTATTCAAGGCAAATCTCCACTGTTTTTAATTGGTTCAAGATTTTAAATTATCATCTTATCCCTCATATGTGAGTAATATTTTGGGATAGACCCACTCGTATACTCAAAAAGGTCCACCATGAGTATCAAATAGGCCCACCTTGGTCATGGAGAGATCCACCTGACATATAATGAGGAAATACACTGTAAAGTGTAAATCTTCATTAGGAGGCTGATCAAATAAATGATCAAGTATCGAGAAATTCTTCGGCTTCACAGCCAAGGTGTGAGTCAACGTGGCATTGCTGCCAGTTGCCAGAAGAAATCAGGGGGTCAGGTCTTGATTCTTGAATTTATGAATCCAGAGGGTCAGGTCTTGATTCTTGAATTTATGAAAAATGCTGTGGTTTAGAGGAATTATGAATAAAGATAAAAGATGAGATCCTCACTGCTTCATAAAGCGAAGCCTCAGGATGACGTGTGCGGCGTCAGATGAGATCCTCAAACCCTCGAAAAGTGAGGGCTCAGGATGACGGCATTTTTTAAATTTTTGTAGAGACTTGATTTATCACACCCGTAAATGGATTTACAATGTTAAAAAATAATAATGATGAACCGGAGGAGATTGCCACGACCTCAAAAAACGAGGTCTCGCAATGACGGATTTGGTTGATGAGATCCTCGCGGCCAAAATAACAATGAGGAAGGAGTATTGGTGAAAAATGCCGAGGGGGAGAGGGGGCGAGGGGGAGATAAAGGAAAAGAAAATTAAATTCAGGAATACGGAGTGAAGACTCAATTAAGGTTCCTTTGATGAACCATTTTTTTATTCCGAAATCATCAAAAATTCTTATATGTGTTAAACATAATTTGAGCTATTTTAAATCTCTGTCTTGTTTGAAATCAACTTCTGAGAAGTAAACTTTTCTTCGTTAAGTTGTTTAACTTTAAAGAAAACCATGCATTTCCCAACAGATTTATGAGAAACGAAATTTTTGATGCTTTAAATAATATATTACAGTATGTTAGCTAAAATTTAAAATTGCACCTTTTAAGTTTTAAAATTGCACTAATTTTAATTCCGAACATTTTATCTTTTCTATTCCCACCAACTGGGATTTATACCAAAAACGAATTTCAGCAAGGTTCATTTCGTCATCTGGGACAATACGGAGCTGAACCTTTTCCCGGATCGGAACCCCGGGAACCTTGAATTCAACATTTTGAAAGGAGATCTTCCGGTAGGGATTCACCACCCGTTCCGCTCGTAAGCAGAAGATATCTTTGGTAGATTGGAAAGGAACCGGAAGAGTAAATTCTCGAAAAAGTGATTTTCCTTGCTCGAAAGCTTTTGCCATCCGGAGCGCTGGTATTTCTCCGGTAGTACTATGAACCTGATGATAATTATAGCGATTCATTTCATTATTGAGGATCTGTTGTCCCTCTTCAATGGTAGTGGCGTTTTCCCGATAACAGGTCCGAACAATGCGATCCTGCAACCACTGAAAAGGTCTTTCAATTTTGCCTTTGGCTTGGGGTGAAAGAGCATAGGCGATCTTGACCCGGCATTCATCTAAGACCTGTTTCCACTGGGGATTGATTTCATCAGTGAGACGTTGATGTTTTCTCCAGAAACTATCCCGGGTTTGAACAAAACGAAAGATCGAGTGATTGTCGACATAATAAGAATAAGGAAAGCCGTAGCGCAGCCAGACGGTTTCTAAAGCTTGGATATGGTTCCAGCTGGTCTCCCTTAAGACGAACTGGGCAAAGACAATCATCCGACTATAATCATCTAAGCTGGTGATAAGATACCACTTGTCTTCGGCACTGGGTGAAAAGCGGTGATGGGAGGAATCATGTTGGATGAGTTCTCCGATATAGTGGGTGAGGACTTCCCGGTCATGAGTTTTTTTGGGTGGTTTTTCTTGAAAAAAGCCATGTTTTTTCGCCCGGTTAATGATGGTGGGAAGAGATACTTTTTGCTGGTATTTCCGAAAGAGTTCATCTTGTATGTAACTATAGTTGTAGGTTCGAATGGGAAGGTCGGGATTCACGATCAGGACTTTTTCCAGAGCCAGTTCGTTAAAGATGTTGATTTCAATCTCGGGAGCAAGGGTTCGAGGTGGTTTTTCCCTGGGAAACACCAGAGAAAAATGTTTCGGATCAGTCTGATACCGGTTGAGGAGCTGGAAAAACCGTCTTCTTTTAATACCGAGGATATCTAAAAGATAAGAAAGCTCAAGGGTCTTATCAAGATATCGTTCCAAATAGGATTGAACCATTTCAGTGGAAAATCGCTTATGAAGTTGTTGTCCCATGGATTTCGACCTCCTTCTTCTTAAAAAGAAGTCTATACCATAGGAGGCTCTGGTGGATACTGACGCTGATGGGGATAATAGAAAGGATCATTATCCCCATCGCTTGGACAACTCTTAAAACGAGTTGCCCACAGTTTCCACCAGCCGACGACGAAATATTTATATGGTAATAATGATCTACCCATTACAATTTAGTGCACTTTTAAATTTTAATTTAGTGCACTTTTAAAACTTAAATGACATAATATATTACAGTATTGACAACTTGGTTAGTTAAGTTTATTATCTACAATATATTATAAAAGACCTGAGGAATTGTGTTATATGCATTATCTAAAACAGTCACAAAGAGACGTTAAAAAAAATAATTTAAACTTAATTCTGAATACCATTATCAAACATGAACCACTATCAAGAGCTGACATCGTTAGGATTACCAAAATCTCAAAGCCTACAGTTTCAAACCTTATTGATTATTTACTTCAAAGAGTAATTATTAATGAAATTGGAATCGGTAAATCAAAGGGAGGAAGAAAACCAATTCTTATTCGCTTTAACAATTTAAGGAAATATATTGTTGCGACCGATTTAGGAAGAGAAGATTGTACAGTTGCCATTTCTGACCTAAAAGGAAATATCCTCGAGAAAGCTTATGAAAAATTTAAAAAGGAAGATCGGCTAAACGATAAACTTAAAATCGCCAAAGATCTTATTCACTTATTGATAAATAGCTTAAAAATCGAACCAAGTCTCATTTTTAAAATTTCATGCATTGCACCAGGAGTTTATGCCGAGCGGGGGAAAGAGCTGAAATGGTCCCCAGTAAACACCCAAAACGAAGGAGCAGATATAAAGAATTATTTTGAATCTGAATATCATGTTCCTGTGATCATAAACCACTCAACCAAGCTTTCTTTACTGGGAGAAAAAGTAGCAGGAAAGGCAAAAGGATACAAAAACGTTTTATATATCGATTTTGCATATGGCTTAGGATGTTCGTTTATGATTGATAGCAATATTTATTTTGGGGTTAATAACTCGGCTGGAGAATTTGGCTATTTTTATTCAAGCCTTCAAGAATTTATGAATAATACAGTAAAGCCGTATGAATTTGGCTGTTTGGAAAAAAGAATTTCAGGATATGCATTACAAAATAAAGGTCTTGAAAAAGTTAAAGAAAATCCTCAATCAAGAATCCTCCAATTAGCACAAGGTGATCAGGACAAAATCACCGGCCGAACCGTTTTTCAAGCAGCAATGGAAGGCGATCAGGAAGCAACCCAAATTTTAAAAAGCTCTTTCGATTATTTTAATATGGCTTTAGCGAATATAATTAATTTACTTACACCAGAAATAGTTATTTTTGGTGGAGGGTTTTCTAATGCTGGTGATTACCTACTCGACCTTATCAACGATGGGATAAAAGATAAGGTTTTATATATGCCAAAGTTTGAAATTTCTGAACTTAAGAAAGATGCAAGTATTGTAGGTGCTATACATTATTTATTAAATAATACTGATCTTTTAGAAGAGATTTGAAAAAAGGAGTCTAATAAATGAACCCTTTATCTGCATTCATTTCCCTGGATGATCCCCAAAAAGAAGCTCTGGGTATTCAATATACCCCCCAGGAGATCCATGACCAAGTGGATCTATGGGCTTCCAGTGTTGAAAGAGTCTTCAAATACCGAGAAAGGTTAACTGAGCTTTTTAACTCGGTATCAGAAAAGAAGAAGAATCTTATCTATTTAGCCGGTGCCGGCACTTCGGAATTTGTCGGATATTGTTTGCAAGGGTTATTTCGTCAGAACTTTCCAATTCCGGTTCAAGTGGTTTCAACCGGGAAGATGGTCACTCATCCTGAGGAGTACTTTGCCCATATCAATCCGCTGATGATCTCCTTTGCCCGATCAGGAGACAGTCCGGAAAGTTGTGGCGCCTATGAGATTGCCAATCAATTCTCCGATTCCATACGTCATCTGGTGATTACCTGTAATAAAGAGGGTGGCTTAGCCCGAAGAGCACGGCACGATCCCAACAGTCTGGTCATCGATCTTGATGAGAAGACCAATGACCGGGGATTAGCCATGACGGCCTCGTTTAGCAATATGGTGATTGCCGGTCAAGCCTGTTCCCAGATTCATTCCCCTGAAGAGTACACCCAAAAGCTTCCCCAACTGGTGGCGGCTGGAAGAAAAGTGCTGACCATGGCCTCAGAAGTGGTCAAGAAAACCGCTGAAAGTGATTTCCAAAGAGCAGTCTTTTTGGGAAGTGGCAGTCACTATGGAACAGCTATTGAATCCCACCTCAAACTCCAGGAGCTCACCAGCGGACAGATCATGTGTGGGTACAACACCTTCCTTGATGTGCGCCACGGACCAAAAGCGGTCATCAATAAGCAAACTTTGGTCGTCGCTTTTCTTGCTTCTGATCCCTATGTTCGCCGCTATGAACTGGAACTCTTGAAGGAAATCCGACAGCAGGAGTTGGGAAAAACAACCATTCTCATCGGAGAGGGACTGGATGATGAAATCAGTCGATATGGAGATGAGGTGATTGATATCAAGAGTGATTCCCAACCAGCTCTTCCCGACTCTCTTACCCCACCAGTCTATGTCATGATTGGGCAATTGTTGGGTCTTTTCAAATCCCTTCACCTCGGCTTCAAACCCGATTCACCAAGTAAGACTGGAGTTATTCATCGAGTGGTTCAAGGAGTGAAGGTGTACGACCCAAAAGTATTTAAAGAAAAAGGGATATTTCAAGAAATCAGAGGATGAGCATTCAATTATTAATAAGCTGGAAAAATTAATTAAATTGAGCCCTGATAAATTATTTAAAATATTAATAAAAAAGATAACGAAATTTATTTAAAACAATTAGATTTTTTCATATGAGAAATACGTTGACACAAGTTTATACTAAGTTAGATAATATATCTAACTTACAAAGTTCTTTTCTTATTAACAAAATTTCAAAAATTGATTAAGGGAGTAGTAAATTATGGACGATATCTCATTAAACTTGAGAAAAAATATTTCTGCGTTGAGAATGGCTGATGATGTTAAGAAATTAGTATCATTTGGACCACGGCATGCAGGAACCGAAAATGAATTTAAAGCTGCAGAATATGTTAAGAAAGAATTTGATAAAATTGGAATTAAGGTTTCTGTTGACAAAGTAGACGGCATCATTTCTTGGAAACAAAAAGATTGTAGAGTAAAAGTTATTAAGCCAATTGAACAAGATTTAACTTCAATTTCTTTACTTGGTTCAGGTTCAACTCCCCCAGAAGGTTTAATCGCCGAATTATTATATGTAGGCAAGGGCACAAAAGAAGATTATGAAAAAGCAGAAATAAAAAATAAAATTATCATGAGAGATCCACCTCGTGCATTAATGTTAGATAATGCCTCTGATGAAGTTGCACCTCAAGGTCCTACTAAAATGCTTTTAGAAAAAGGAGCAGTAGGATTTTTAGAACACTCTCGGATTCCAGGTAAAATTCTACAAATGCCACTTCTTTCAGGACCTGAAGGACTCACTGTACCTGCTGTCGCTATAACTTATGAAGACGGTCAATTTCTAAAAGAATTATTAAGAGAATGGTATGCGATTCCATCTGGTTTTAAAAGAAGAGAGGAGAAATTACCAATTATCCTCAAGCTTGATGTTAAAACTGAAGCTAGTCCAAGCTTTGGTCTTAATGTTATAGGAAAAATAGAGGGAAAAGAAAATAAAGATGAAGTCATTTGTTTGATTGCGCATCATGATAATGCAAATGGACCTGGAGCTTGTGATAACGCAACAGCTGTTGCAGTAAATCTTGAATGTGCTCGAATTTTATCCAGAATGCCTACACCCAAGAGGTCAATTGAATTTCTGTCATTTACTGGGGAAGAATATGGAGAAATAGGTTCTTTTGCATATGTGGACAAATACGTTAAGAAAGACCCATCTAAATATAAAGGTTGTATAAATCTCGACATAATTGGGAATGGTGACCATTTATATTACATTGAGGAATCAATATGCATGGGAAAGTTAGTAAATAACGATAGCAATCTCAATAAGGAAATTGTTAATGTTTGCAATAATCTTGGCTATCATATTGAAGGAACTCCTCTTGAATATGCTGGAGATGATGGACCGTTTATTTTAGCCGGGGTTCCAACTGCATATCTAGCAAAATTAATCTCTGCAAGTTGGCCATATTTGCATACTTATATTGATGATTTTGAAGTTGTTGATATTAATGGCCTTACTGTAATTGCTGAAATTGTATCGAATTTTATTTACAAATTGGCAATACAATAAAAGTATACATCAAAAGGAGAAAAGCTTTTGGATAGCATTATTGGGATGCAAATTCATTTTATCCAAGAATTGTTTGACGAGGGAATAGAAAAGGCGCTCCTCTTTTTAAGGAATGAGGGAAAAATAAATTCAATATTTGTAGCATCTCAACATGACTATTTAGATTCCTCGGGTTTTGATTCACTTTATCACAATAAAAAAAGAAATAAGCATGTTGTTAACGGTTATTTTTTTGACCATCAGCTTGATAAATATGACTCAACACCAATTAAACCCATGAAAGATGTTGATTTGTTTTTATCCTCAAAAGACCCTTTTGGTGATATTCAATATTATGCCAAAAAACTAGGATTTAAATTTTACGCAATGATTCTCAATCGTTGGCCTCAATCAGATTTGTTCCCTGATTGTCATATGAAATCAATCAATGGCAAAATTATTCCAAAGGTTCTATGTGCAAATAACCCAAAAGTGATGAATCTTTATAAATCAATTATAAAAGATCTCGCAACGAAATATGATTTAGATGGTATTTTTTTGGCACTTCTTGATCATTATGTACAATTTGGTTTTATCCATTTAACTGACGAACTGGCTTATTCTCTTGGTATAAAACGATTTAACAGTCCGGAGGTCGGATTGGCTTGCTTTTGTGATTATTGTACTAAAAAAGCAACTTCCGAAGGAATTGATATTGAAAAAATAAAAAAAGGGTTATATCGAGGAATTGAAATGGGTATTATTCCTCATCACGTTGAGAATATTACTTCTCCAGATGAAGTTTTTAATTTTTTAGATAAGGTTCCAGAGTTTTTACAATGGATGCACTTCAGATCAAAATCTTTTACTGAGATTCATAAAGAACTCTATAAGTATATAAAGAAATTAAACCCTTCCATACAAGTTGCACTGAATACCTACGGACCGGCAGATTCGTGGAAATACGCTGCAAATTTTAATGATTTGGTAAGTCAATGTGATTGGGTAAAACCTATGTTTTATTCAGGAACCTATCCTGGATTACCTAAAACTCCTGAACAAGTGAAAGTTGAAATGAGCAAAGCAGTTAAATATGCTAAAGATAAACCGGTGGTAGCAGGCATTAATGGGATCGGTAGCGCTAGTAATTTAGAGAATATTAGGAAGAGCTTTAGCTCCGCTCTATCAGCAGGATCAAAAGGACTCATTTTGTCGTGGGATTATGCCTTAATACCCCTTGAGCACATAACCTATTTTGGAAAATTATGTGAGGAGGTTTTTTATGAAAAAGGTAAATTGGGAAGAATGTGAACCTTACTTAGTTCATGGAGAGGCAATAGAAAGGTCTTTAGTTGGACTTGAAGGTTTTCAAAAATATAGTCCAGTATCACCAAAATTAACAGTGTCAAAGAAAATTTTATTTTTTAATTATGCTATTCTAAATCCCGGAAAGAGACTTGAGAAACACTTTGGTAATCAAGAAGAAATTTATTATATTATCAAAGGGAATGGAATATTTTATTGTGACCAAGAAAAAGCATCTGTAAAAAGCGGAGACGCAGTGTATGTCCCAACTGGGTTAGAACATGGTTTGGATAATAATGGAAACGATGATATTGGATATTTGGTTTTAGGCACAAAGCCAGATAATTTTAATGAATAATTTAAAAAAAAATTTATCTCACCATTTATTTTGGTGAAATAAAGGGAGGATGAAAAAATGAGTAAGAAAATATTTTTAATATTTTTCTTAACAGTAGTAGTAATAGCTTTTTTGTCTTTTCATATTTTTGCAGCTGATCAATTAAAAGAAATACGATTTTTATGTCAAGCATCACCAGCTGGAGAAAAATATGCAGAAGTCTTTTCAGGTTTCGAAAAATATGGTTTTAAAGTAATAGTAGAACAGGTACCTTGGGTTAATTACTTAGAAAAAGCACAATTAGCTGTTCAATCAAAAGTATCACCGTATGACGTTATTAATGCTAACGTTGAGTGGGTTCTTCCGTCTTATGTCATGTCCGATGCTGTTATGCCCTTGAATGAGTTTGTTGAAAAAGATCCAATTGATTATAATGATTTTTTATCAATAACACTCGACAATGTTTTTTGGCCAAAAGATAGTAAATATAAACCAACAGGGACCTATAGAGATTGGCAAAATGGTCTTCTCTATGGAATACCATCACTATCAGATACTACACCTTTATCTTACCGCAGAGACTGGTTTGAAGAAGCAGGTATAGCGGGAACTCCAAAAAACTGGGAAGAATTTCTTGATGTATGTCAAAAAATGACTAAAGATATTGATGGTGATGGAACACCAGATAGGTATGGATATGCTTTTGCATCTATACCAGAAGGTGGGCAATTAACTGATTATTGGATGTTATTTGTTTATAGTTGGGGTGCGGATTTACTTGATGAAAATTTTCAGCCAGCTTTCAATAATCAAAACGGAATTGAAGCAACCCAATTTATGGCTGACCTTTTACATAAACATAAAGTCGTTCCACCAGGTGTCTTAACCTATGGAATTCCCCAGGCTTTTGATGCCTTCAAGAAAGGTATTACCGCCATGACTTCACAATGGGGATATGCTTTGGCATCAGTTGAAGATCCAAATGAATCCGCAGCAGCTGGTAATACTGCTTATGGTGTTCCACCTTCTAAAGACCGCTTGGGTGCACGTTTCGCACAATGGGCTTACACAATACCTACCAATGCCAGAGATCCACAAGCATCCTGGGAGTTTATCAAAATTGCAAGTAGCGTTGAATCTCAAATAGCATTATTACCCGATGTGGCACCTTCGCGACAGCTCGCTGCTGAAAAAGCTATTAGTGAGTTCCCAAATCTTTATTTATCGGCTCAAATGAAAACAATAAGTTATCCTGAAATTTCAATCAAACCTCAAATTCCAAATATTTTAGAACTAGATGCAGCTGTTTCTTACATCGTTTTTGAAGCAATAGCTGGACAAAAAAGCGTTCAAGATGCTTTGAAGGAAGCAGAATTAAATGCAATTGAAGTTTTGAAAAAAGGTAATCTACTGAAATAGCTTTTTTGATACAGGGAGAAACTAACATTATTCAGGTATATTAAAATAATAAGCTAGTTTCTCCCAGAAATTCATTCATACAATAGGAGTATGTGGATGTCGCATGCAATGTTAAAAAATAAAAATTTATTAAGCAGAATCCCACTTTATTTTTGGTTTCTTATTCCTGCTTTTTTAATTATTTTATTTTTTCTTGTTTATCCTATGGTGTACCAAATATATTTGAGTTTTTTTTCAACCACTTTTTATTCAAAAGGCTCTTTTGTTGGATTAAATAACTATATCCAGGTACTTAAAGATAAAATAACTCATGATTCATTCAAAGTGACAGTATCATTTGTTGCTTTATCTACACTATTTGAAATTGCTTGGGGTTTAGTTCTTGCAATAGTATTTAATACAATTACTAAAGGGAAAAAATTTTTAAGAGGAATATTAATAGTCCCCTTAATGCTCACACCTGTTGCTGTTGGTAGTATGTGGAATCTTATGTTTTTCCCTGAGGGTGGTGTAATTAATACTGTTTTTAAAGCATTTTCTATCTCGCAACAAACATGGCTTTCTTCTCCTATTTCAGCTCTATTTTCTCTTGTTCTTGTAGAAATATGGCAATATACTCCTTTCACTACTTTAGTGCTATTAGCAGGCCTACAAAGTATTCCAAGAGAACTCTACGAAGCATCAAATATTGACGGAGCTTCGAAATTTCAAAGTTTCCGCTTTATTACTATTCCACTGCTAAAAAGTTTAATTTTTTTAGCTATTTTATTTAATATCATGAGACAGTTTAAAGCATTTGATATCGTATATACTGTTACTAAAGGTGGACCAGGAAGAGCGACAAGTGTAATTTCGTTTTATATTTATCAGAGAGCTTTTCGTTTTTATAACATAAGTGAAGCAGCAGCTTTATCATTTATTGTTCTCATTATTGTCTTAATTATTAGCAATGTTTTTCTCAAAATATTTCAATCAACTACAGAATAAGGTTGGCTATAATTATGTCAGTACCTTCAATGATTAAACAAAAAAATAAAGCATTAATAATATCCTACATAATAGCAATAGTAAGTATAGCTTTTTTTCTCTATCCAATATTTCAGTTCCTATTAACCTCTGTAAAGCCCACTAAGGATTTATTGTGGTCAATTTGGCCAGAAAATTTTACTCACGTTAATTATCAAGAAGTTTTAAAATCATCAAGCTTCAGGGAAGCTATTCTTAATAGTATTATTATCTCATCTTTTGCAACGTTAATGGTTGTTATTATTGGAGTACTAGCATCCTATGCTTTATCGAGTTTTAAATTTAAAAAAAGAGAAAATATTGCTTTTTTCATACTTAGTTTATATATCCTTCCCCCAATCGTGACCCTTATACCAGTTTGGCACATTGCAAGAGGGTTAGGTGTTCTTGATCAAAAGTGGTTTCTCTCTCTTGTTTACACTTTTTTTAATTTACCCTTTACAGTATGGCTTTTAAGGAATTTTATTATTTCTATTCCAAAAGAAATTGAAGAAGCTGCTTTAGTAGATGGTTGTACAAAGTTAAACTCTTTGTATAAGGTTATTCTTCCATTAATTAGTCCTGGAATTGCTGTTGCTGCAATTTTTGCTTTTATTTTTAGTTGGAACGAATTCCCCTTTGCCGTTGTGCTAACTGAAACCTTATCACGTACAATGCCTGTAGAGATAATTTCACAAGTAAGTTATTTTATTGAATGGGGTAAACTTTCATCGATGACCATCATATCAATAATTCCTGTTCTGGTTTTAAGTTTGTTTCTACAACGCTATATTGTAATGGGGTTAACCTTAGGAGCGGTAAAAGAATAATAAATAAAAAAGTAGGTTAAAGCATGAGTAGCTCGCTTATTGAAAAACTTAGTTTTAATAGGACAATTTATTTTAGTAAACTTTCTCAAATTCCTTTTATAGGGACTAAGGAAAATACTTTCTATCAAGAATCTGCTACAACTGCTGACATTCTAGAATACAAAAATGAAACGATTTTGTTTTTTGGTGGTGTTAAAAATAACCATGAAAGCATTGGGTTAGCTAGGATATCGCAAGTGAATAATGATATAAAAGTGTTTGATATTAAGAATACGCCAGTAGTTGAGCCAAGTAATAAGAATAGTTTTGACAATAATCATGTTACCGATCCAGCAGCGGTTTATACAAATGGTAAAATTTATCTTTATTATAGTGGAATAGGCGCATATGATGATGCAATTGGCTTATCAGTTTCAGTAGATGGAAAACATTTTGAAAAGGTTAACGAGAATCCGATCATTAAGGGTCGTTCACCCGAGGTGGTTTTTCACAAGGGTATATTTTATTTATTCTATGTATTACCG
Protein-coding sequences here:
- a CDS encoding carbohydrate ABC transporter permease, encoding MSVPSMIKQKNKALIISYIIAIVSIAFFLYPIFQFLLTSVKPTKDLLWSIWPENFTHVNYQEVLKSSSFREAILNSIIISSFATLMVVIIGVLASYALSSFKFKKRENIAFFILSLYILPPIVTLIPVWHIARGLGVLDQKWFLSLVYTFFNLPFTVWLLRNFIISIPKEIEEAALVDGCTKLNSLYKVILPLISPGIAVAAIFAFIFSWNEFPFAVVLTETLSRTMPVEIISQVSYFIEWGKLSSMTIISIIPVLVLSLFLQRYIVMGLTLGAVKE
- a CDS encoding carbohydrate ABC transporter permease, encoding MLKNKNLLSRIPLYFWFLIPAFLIILFFLVYPMVYQIYLSFFSTTFYSKGSFVGLNNYIQVLKDKITHDSFKVTVSFVALSTLFEIAWGLVLAIVFNTITKGKKFLRGILIVPLMLTPVAVGSMWNLMFFPEGGVINTVFKAFSISQQTWLSSPISALFSLVLVEIWQYTPFTTLVLLAGLQSIPRELYEASNIDGASKFQSFRFITIPLLKSLIFLAILFNIMRQFKAFDIVYTVTKGGPGRATSVISFYIYQRAFRFYNISEAAALSFIVLIIVLIISNVFLKIFQSTTE